TGAAGCCCTCCAGCAGCAGCTGCAGGTAAAGCGGCAGTATGGCCACCAGGTCCACCAGGTTGAGGGCGCTGCGCACAAAACGTCGCAGGTCTGGTGTGGAGGCAAGGCGCAGCAAGTACTCGAGCGTGAAGAAAGCCACACACAGCATCTCCACGTGCTCCAGAATGGGCCCCGGGTCACCGCCTGTGCCctgctctgcctgctgctgcaTCTCCTCCACGGTGTTGAGCGTCAGCGTCACCACTGAGATGAGCACGAAGAGGTTGGAGGCCACCCCCATGGCCTTCGCAGCCACCGATGAAAAGGGCTTCTCCATGAGGTTCCAGAGGCGGCGCCGCTGTGGTCCGTAGAAGCGCATGTCGCGGAAGAGCTCCTCGGCCTCCTCTGCCTGTGCCTGTGCACGCAGCTCGCGTTGGATCTTGAGCTGTTCGCTCAGCTCATCGCGCCGCTCCTCGAAGCAAATGCGGCAGCAGCGTGGCGTGTACTTGAGCCTCACACCCCAGTAGCCCAGCTCTTCCAGAAAGCTACGAGGGCACAGCTCGTCACGCACGATCAGCACCCCTGATGTGTAGAAGTTGTAGATGAGCTGGAAGACATCTGGATCGCGATCGAAAAAGTACTCGTCAGTCTTTGCCTCATAATCGTCGCACAGGCCCAGCTGGCGGCTGCGGCTCCTGGAGGTAACCAGGCGGCCCAGGCGTGTTTTGGGGTAGCTGGCCAATTCGCAGTAGTCTAATTGGTAGCTGTGGCCGCCAACATTCACATTCAGCATGGACAACTGGGCTGGAATGTCCGCGTGGCCATCCAACTGGGCGGTGGTGATCTCCCCTGGCTGCTGGTCCTCTTTGGCAAGGTTGTCCTTCCACTCTTCCTCTTCCCCGCTGTCGTCATCCTCCTCGATGTAGTAGTTAAAACTGACCTCGGTCCACGGTGTGATGCTGGCCTGGGAGCCTGAACGAGCTCCTGCGGAGCAGATGCTCCTGCGGTGTTGGTTGGTCCTAGTGCCTGGAGGGCCCTCACTCTCCAgagtactccattgtgtgtagCTCCAAGAATTTCTCCTCTTGCTAGTCTGTTTCAGCATGGCTGCTGGAGTTAAACCTCTTGCTTGTTACCCTGATTGTGGTAGGGTCCTTAGCCTGCTCGCTGCCTCTAGAAGGACGATCATGAGCCCTGCACTATCTCAGAGACACCTGCCTGGACAAGTGCCCCTGGGGGTCCCAGGCACTGCTCTCAGAACTGCTGCACCTCAGGCCCTGGAAATCCCAGTATCGCCCTGCCCTGCTTGCCTGGTCTGAACATCTTCAACAGAGGACTGTTGACTAATCTTGCTGATGGGGAAGAAGCAAGTGTTAGGAGGGATTTGGAGCCTCTTAGCGTGTTCCCTCCTCCTCCCGCTCCACTCTGACGTGGAGGATGATTATGTGGTCTTAAATCTCCAGATAATCAGAAGAAGGCAGAGATTATTGCTAATAAAAATGTCACTCAACCTTGCCCTTGTGAAGTGCTTAGGATATGTGTGCGAAGATGAAATCAACGGAATTAACTAGAATATGGATCCTGTAAGAATTAAAACAATCTCctttccatccatccacacaATTACATTTTTCCACGTGGGTTCTCCTTAGCAGCAGTGCTTAGGAGTCCAGTCAGATCTTTAAGTCAGTTtcagtttttccctttctttcttccctctcccttgaAAGATAAGGACATGTTTTAAGGCAATATCACCAGATTGACTAAAGGAGGATTTTATGGCCTTGTTTAAAGGTGGCCAGATTTAGTCCCAGAAAAGAGTTTTCATCGTCCTCcaaaacatcattaaaaaaaaaaaaaaaaccttttcatgACACTGTGCTAATGCTGGAGATGGAATCACGATACAGAATTGTAGCACTCAAAGAGTTGATGGTTTTGCCAGTGATAAAAAGGACAGtaaaagagcaagaaaaacaaacaggtaTGAGAGAAGAAGAGATGTATTCAGAGGGAATTGACtttttgattcaatttttttttgaatagcTAATGTCCATGAAgaattcaaaagataaaaagctGCACGACAGTAAAATGTTTCTCTCTTTCCCACCTCTAACCTCCAGCATCAGGTACACCTCCAAGGAAGCAACCATTATTACTAGTTTCTGCCTGACC
The Sciurus carolinensis chromosome 14, mSciCar1.2, whole genome shotgun sequence DNA segment above includes these coding regions:
- the Kcnv2 gene encoding potassium voltage-gated channel subfamily V member 2, with the translated sequence MLKQTSKRRNSWSYTQWSTLESEGPPGTRTNQHRRSICSAGARSGSQASITPWTEVSFNYYIEEDDDSGEEEEWKDNLAKEDQQPGEITTAQLDGHADIPAQLSMLNVNVGGHSYQLDYCELASYPKTRLGRLVTSRSRSRQLGLCDDYEAKTDEYFFDRDPDVFQLIYNFYTSGVLIVRDELCPRSFLEELGYWGVRLKYTPRCCRICFEERRDELSEQLKIQRELRAQAQAEEAEELFRDMRFYGPQRRRLWNLMEKPFSSVAAKAMGVASNLFVLISVVTLTLNTVEEMQQQAEQGTGGDPGPILEHVEMLCVAFFTLEYLLRLASTPDLRRFVRSALNLVDLVAILPLYLQLLLEGFTGEDQGYGRGSPHEHDLETVGRVGKVGQVLRIMRLMRIFRILKLARHSTGLRAFGFTLRQCYQQVGCLLLFITMGIFTFSAAVYSVEHDVPGTNFTSILHAWWWAAVSLSTVGYGDMCPETHLGRLFAFLCIAFGIILNGMPISILYNKFSDYYSKLKAYEYTAIRRERGNVDFMQRARKKMAECLARSNAQPNPRQENNS